A region of the Candidatus Pelagibacter ubique HTCC1062 genome:
TTAAAAGAAAAATATGGAGCTAGTGTTATTGGATACAAAGGAGACAAAGATAGAATTCCAGAAATAGATATACTTGTTGGTGATCAGGACATTTGGCACGAAGAAAATTTCCAGGCTAAAATATTTCATATACCTGGTCATACCCTTGGCCATATATGTTTTTATTTTTATAATGAAGAGTCTGTTTTTACTGGAGACACCCTCTTTTCACTTGGTTGTGGGAAAATTTTTGAAGGAACATACTCACAGATGTATAATTCATTAATGAAAATAAAAGCTCTACCAGAAAAAACTAAGATCTATTGTGGACATGAGTATACCAAACAAAACTCTAAATTTTGTATTGCTCATGACCAAGACAATGAAAACCTTAAAGTTAAGATTAAACTTATAGATGAAAAATTAGAAAAAAACCTACCTACTATTCCATCTACGATTAAAGAAGAATTAGAGTGCAATATTTTTCTTAGATCGGGTACAGAGGAAAACTTTTCAAAATTGAGAGATTTAAAGGACAATTTTTAGCTTATTCGCGCTTGACTATAATTTGGTCAAGACTATATTGCTGATTATAAAAAACAGATTAAACAATGTCATACGCAATAATACAAACAGGTGGAAAACAGTACAAAGTTAAAGCTGGTGAAATCCTTAAAATTGAAAGATTAGAAGATTCTAAACCTGAAACTAAAATCGAATTTAAAGAAATCCTAGCTTATGGAGATGATAAAACTATTGAAGTTGGTTCTCCAGTAGTTGAAGGTGCAAAAGTTGAAGCCGACCTTGTAGAAAATGGTAAAAATAGAACTATTTTAATATTTAAAAAAAGAAGAAGACAGAATTCAAGAAGAAAAAATGGTCATAGACAACAGTATTCATTAATTAGA
Encoded here:
- the gloB gene encoding hydroxyacylglutathione hydrolase translates to MEIQIIRCLQDNYSYLIVDKAKNIACVIDPSEAKPVIKYLEDKNIHLKYILNTHHHYDHVGGNKELKEKYGASVIGYKGDKDRIPEIDILVGDQDIWHEENFQAKIFHIPGHTLGHICFYFYNEESVFTGDTLFSLGCGKIFEGTYSQMYNSLMKIKALPEKTKIYCGHEYTKQNSKFCIAHDQDNENLKVKIKLIDEKLEKNLPTIPSTIKEELECNIFLRSGTEENFSKLRDLKDNF
- the rplU gene encoding 50S ribosomal protein L21; this translates as MSYAIIQTGGKQYKVKAGEILKIERLEDSKPETKIEFKEILAYGDDKTIEVGSPVVEGAKVEADLVENGKNRTILIFKKRRRQNSRRKNGHRQQYSLIRISKIFSKDGKVLSEAEKMVKPTKKVEKVETEVASK